One part of the Chryseobacterium sp. 7 genome encodes these proteins:
- a CDS encoding serine hydrolase, with product MKHILLAAFALHISTTAFSQQTNQSKMIDSYVKEAMKNNKIPGLAVGIIKDGKVIFEQYYGTENLEDLKKVSPTSMFRIYSTSKLTANVGIFQLIEQGKLSLEDNVSKYVENFPKEWQEVKVKNLLTHSSGIPNFIAFEDIPVSDSNAKVIERLSKEKMEFKTGNEFRYNQTNYMLLTMIIEKITGQSFDNIIINNQFSDTKNQVYFSSNSLEQIPNRVQKYNYNNEKKQYEKTPFDNGVRSHSGNGLAITLPAFLQWSNHLSKNDLLNQKMMEMMWKPFDYGNKKDVFAYGWEINRANNIPSYGFSGGNVSAYRIFPQNNMAIIMMSNGYNFFPAQYHIVNHVAAIIDKNLTDAYSLAEESIIAGFAQTHNPNAEKNYYAVKSKNPKWDFDGTLNNIGYILMGNSRIDEAIKVFELNAKEHPQSGNAFDSLGEGYFNAKNYPLALKNYKKSLELNPQNTNGSDMIKKIEDLMTQKN from the coding sequence ATGAAACATATCCTTCTTGCAGCATTTGCATTACACATTTCCACAACGGCTTTTTCACAGCAAACCAATCAGTCTAAAATGATTGACAGCTATGTAAAAGAGGCCATGAAAAACAATAAAATTCCTGGATTAGCTGTTGGAATTATAAAAGATGGTAAAGTAATTTTCGAGCAATATTATGGAACCGAAAATCTGGAAGATCTAAAAAAAGTAAGTCCAACTTCAATGTTCAGGATATACTCTACTTCAAAATTAACAGCCAATGTCGGCATTTTCCAACTGATTGAGCAGGGAAAGCTATCTTTGGAAGATAACGTCTCCAAATATGTTGAAAATTTTCCCAAAGAGTGGCAGGAAGTAAAAGTAAAAAACCTGTTAACGCATTCTTCCGGAATTCCAAATTTTATCGCTTTCGAAGATATTCCGGTGAGTGATTCCAATGCAAAAGTGATTGAACGTCTTTCCAAAGAAAAAATGGAATTTAAAACAGGAAATGAATTCAGATACAATCAAACAAATTATATGCTTCTCACCATGATTATTGAAAAGATTACGGGGCAGTCTTTTGATAATATTATCATTAATAATCAATTTTCAGACACAAAAAATCAGGTCTATTTCTCATCAAATTCTCTTGAGCAGATTCCCAACAGGGTCCAGAAATACAACTACAACAACGAAAAAAAACAGTACGAAAAAACTCCATTTGACAACGGTGTAAGGTCCCATTCCGGAAATGGGTTAGCTATTACCCTTCCTGCTTTTTTACAATGGAGCAACCATCTTAGCAAAAATGATTTGTTGAATCAAAAAATGATGGAAATGATGTGGAAACCCTTTGATTACGGCAACAAAAAAGATGTTTTTGCTTACGGCTGGGAGATCAATAGAGCGAATAATATTCCGTCTTATGGTTTTTCCGGTGGAAACGTTAGTGCTTACAGGATTTTCCCACAAAATAATATGGCCATTATTATGATGTCGAACGGGTATAATTTTTTCCCGGCACAGTATCATATTGTTAATCATGTTGCAGCCATCATTGATAAGAATCTTACAGATGCTTATTCTCTTGCTGAAGAATCTATTATTGCCGGATTTGCCCAAACCCACAATCCAAACGCAGAAAAAAACTACTATGCTGTTAAGTCCAAAAATCCCAAATGGGATTTTGACGGAACATTGAATAACATTGGCTATATTTTAATGGGAAATTCAAGAATTGATGAAGCAATTAAAGTTTTTGAACTCAACGCGAAAGAACATCCACAATCCGGAAATGCTTTCGACAGCCTGGGAGAAGGATATTTCAATGCTAAAAACTATCCTTTGGCGCTAAAAAATTATAAAAAATCTCTCGAACTAAACCCTCAAAACACCAATGGTTCTGATATGATTAAGAAAATAGAAGATCTTATGACTCAGAAAAATTAA
- a CDS encoding chloride channel protein produces the protein MLKIFTLIKKSLKNSFDNIRNEQLKNNLLQAIPFWIGSVITGFFAVLYAQVFAWGEHLMNFIFDWHAWMIFIIAPIGFVVSWWLVKEFAPNAKGSGIPQVMAAVELANPKEHRKIRNLLSIKIIFFKILSSVILVIGGGAVGREGPTIQIAGSVFRKVNEYLPEWWPKISKKNMIMTGAAAGLAAAFNTPLGGIVFAVEELSKTHINYFKTALFTAVIIAGLTAQTLAGSYLYLGYPKTNDVSLMVMFPIMLVAGIAGILASQLSVTMLKINSWKKKKLKTDKANVVFLIICALIIASIAYFINREVLGSGKEIMERVLFTKDKHEDWYVPILRMLGPALSFTSGGAGGIFAPALSAGASIGSVISGIIHLTPNETNVVILAGMVAFLTGITRAPFTSAIIVLEMTDRHSLIFHLMLAGMVSSIASILVSRHSLYDVLKVNFLKELREKD, from the coding sequence ATGCTGAAAATTTTCACCCTTATAAAAAAATCCCTCAAAAATTCCTTCGATAATATCCGGAATGAGCAACTGAAAAACAATCTTCTTCAGGCGATTCCTTTTTGGATAGGCTCTGTGATTACAGGTTTTTTTGCCGTTTTGTACGCACAGGTATTTGCCTGGGGTGAACATCTGATGAATTTTATATTTGACTGGCATGCATGGATGATTTTTATTATTGCTCCTATTGGATTTGTAGTATCCTGGTGGCTGGTGAAAGAATTTGCTCCCAATGCCAAAGGAAGTGGTATTCCACAGGTGATGGCAGCTGTAGAACTGGCTAACCCAAAAGAACACCGGAAGATCCGAAATCTGTTAAGCATTAAAATCATTTTTTTCAAAATATTATCTTCTGTTATTCTGGTGATCGGAGGAGGTGCAGTAGGACGTGAAGGTCCTACGATTCAAATTGCAGGCTCTGTTTTTAGAAAAGTAAACGAATATCTTCCGGAATGGTGGCCAAAGATTTCTAAGAAAAACATGATTATGACAGGCGCGGCGGCCGGACTGGCAGCAGCGTTCAATACTCCACTTGGGGGAATTGTTTTCGCTGTGGAAGAGCTGTCCAAAACGCATATCAATTACTTTAAAACAGCATTATTTACAGCCGTTATCATTGCTGGTCTTACTGCACAAACATTGGCTGGGTCTTATTTATATCTGGGATATCCGAAGACCAATGATGTTTCCTTAATGGTGATGTTTCCAATCATGCTGGTTGCTGGTATTGCTGGTATTCTGGCTAGTCAGCTTTCGGTTACTATGCTTAAAATCAACAGTTGGAAGAAGAAAAAATTAAAGACAGATAAAGCCAATGTCGTTTTCCTGATCATTTGCGCTTTAATTATTGCTTCAATCGCTTATTTCATTAATAGAGAAGTTTTAGGTTCCGGAAAAGAAATCATGGAGCGGGTTCTTTTCACCAAAGATAAACACGAAGACTGGTATGTGCCAATTCTGAGGATGCTGGGTCCTGCCCTTTCTTTTACTTCGGGAGGTGCCGGCGGAATTTTCGCTCCGGCTCTTAGCGCAGGAGCAAGTATAGGTTCTGTTATTTCAGGAATCATTCATTTAACTCCTAACGAAACCAATGTGGTGATCCTTGCAGGAATGGTAGCTTTTCTTACCGGAATTACAAGAGCCCCGTTTACTTCAGCCATTATTGTTCTGGAAATGACGGATAGACATTCATTGATATTCCATCTTATGCTTGCCGGAATGGTATCTTCCATTGCTTCTATCCTGGTGAGCAGACATTCTTTGTATGATGTTTTGAAGGTGAATTTTCTAAAGGAGTTGAGAGAGAAAGATTAG
- the rpsF gene encoding 30S ribosomal protein S6, protein MNNYETVFILTPVLSEAQVEEAVNKYVDLIKEKNCEIVAKENWGLKKLAYPIQLKKNGFYTLIEFKGEGTVVADLELAFKRDERVIRYLTTKLDKHAIEYAVTRRAKVKAAKA, encoded by the coding sequence ATGAACAATTACGAAACTGTTTTCATTTTAACTCCCGTTCTATCTGAGGCACAGGTAGAGGAAGCAGTGAACAAGTATGTAGATCTTATCAAAGAAAAGAACTGCGAAATCGTTGCTAAAGAAAATTGGGGATTGAAAAAGTTAGCTTACCCTATCCAATTGAAAAAGAATGGGTTCTATACTTTAATCGAATTTAAAGGAGAAGGTACTGTAGTAGCTGATTTAGAATTAGCATTTAAGCGTGACGAAAGAGTAATCCGTTACCTTACTACAAAACTTGACAAGCATGCTATTGAGTATGCTGTAACAAGAAGAGCTAAAGTAAAAGCAGCTAAAGCTTAA
- the rpsR gene encoding 30S ribosomal protein S18, whose product MAIDEMAKQASAGGESEVKFLTPLDINTKSEKKYCRFKKYGIKHVDYKDADFLLQFVNEQGKILPRRYTGTSLKYQRKVSAAIKRARHLSLLPYVADLLK is encoded by the coding sequence ATGGCAATAGATGAAATGGCTAAACAAGCCTCTGCAGGAGGAGAATCAGAAGTAAAATTCCTTACTCCGCTTGATATCAATACAAAATCTGAAAAGAAATATTGTAGATTCAAAAAATACGGAATTAAGCACGTTGACTACAAAGATGCTGATTTCTTATTACAATTTGTAAACGAGCAAGGTAAAATCTTACCAAGAAGATACACTGGAACATCTTTAAAATACCAAAGAAAAGTTTCTGCTGCTATCAAAAGAGCAAGACACCTTTCTTTACTACCTTACGTAGCTGACTTATTGAAATAA
- the rplI gene encoding 50S ribosomal protein L9, with product MDIILKQDVENLGLEFDTVSVKPGYARNFLLPQGIALLATPKNKAALEATLEARKEEEAKLIAAANAVVEQLKKTSITIPAKVGSGDKLFGSINNADLSAALAKAGVSVEKKYIKIPGNTIKRTGKVTANIRLHRNVEYNFEFDIVSDAPVVAAPAAKKEEVKSEEA from the coding sequence ATGGATATCATCCTAAAACAAGACGTAGAAAACTTAGGACTTGAGTTTGATACAGTAAGCGTAAAGCCAGGTTATGCTAGAAACTTTTTACTTCCTCAGGGAATTGCACTTTTAGCTACACCTAAAAACAAAGCAGCTCTAGAAGCTACTTTAGAAGCTAGAAAAGAAGAAGAAGCTAAATTAATCGCTGCTGCTAATGCTGTAGTTGAGCAATTGAAGAAAACTTCTATCACTATCCCTGCAAAAGTAGGTTCTGGTGACAAATTATTCGGATCTATCAACAATGCAGATCTTTCTGCTGCTCTTGCTAAAGCTGGAGTTTCTGTAGAGAAGAAATACATCAAAATTCCAGGGAACACTATTAAGAGAACTGGTAAAGTAACAGCTAACATCAGATTACACAGAAACGTTGAGTACAATTTCGAATTCGATATCGTATCTGACGCTCCAGTTGTAGCTGCTCCTGCTGCTAAGAAAGAAGAAGTTAAATCTGAAGAAGCTTAA
- a CDS encoding helix-turn-helix domain-containing protein produces MNNRHFKEVEEDDTEFYVYHVLTGNVTTEIHYHSSAQLVYAEGGIVHVFTDQKHWYLPARCFMWIPAGTPHYIFSTSPKVDLYNFYFKKEEGENGFFDEINIYSVNDLLREMILYTKEWDGKITKNDTSKYFFLKALKGVLQEKEYKHLAFPIQHPFPKDETLLKIARYIHANLEKPLTIESTAKEFGMSTRTLSRKFKEILGMNYVRFLRALRITRSLELMLEDKYNMYEIAMMVGYNSLSSFSNIFKKIIGIAPTEYQRKLRGNR; encoded by the coding sequence ATGAACAACAGGCATTTTAAAGAAGTAGAAGAAGATGATACCGAATTTTATGTTTATCATGTTCTTACCGGAAATGTAACCACAGAGATTCATTACCACAGTTCTGCTCAGTTAGTTTATGCAGAAGGCGGTATTGTACATGTCTTTACGGATCAGAAACATTGGTACCTTCCCGCAAGATGTTTTATGTGGATTCCTGCCGGAACCCCTCATTATATTTTTTCTACCAGTCCTAAAGTGGATTTATATAATTTTTATTTTAAAAAAGAAGAAGGTGAAAATGGCTTCTTTGATGAAATTAACATTTATTCTGTCAATGATTTGCTCAGAGAGATGATTTTGTATACTAAAGAATGGGATGGGAAAATCACAAAAAATGATACGTCTAAATATTTTTTTCTCAAAGCGCTGAAAGGTGTTTTACAAGAGAAAGAATACAAGCATCTTGCATTTCCCATACAACATCCTTTTCCAAAAGATGAAACCTTACTGAAGATTGCAAGATATATTCATGCTAACCTTGAAAAGCCTCTTACTATTGAATCTACGGCAAAAGAATTCGGAATGAGCACAAGAACCCTCTCCAGGAAATTTAAAGAGATTCTGGGCATGAATTACGTTCGGTTTCTAAGAGCATTAAGAATTACGCGCTCACTTGAACTGATGCTGGAAGATAAGTACAACATGTACGAAATAGCGATGATGGTGGGGTACAACAGCCTGTCTTCTTTTAGCAATATTTTTAAAAAGATTATTGGTATTGCTCCTACGGAATATCAGCGGAAACTGAGGGGAAACCGGTAG
- a CDS encoding TolC family protein, whose translation MIDYQHLGLQQAVEIGLKNNKNIQISHLKNEMSVTKEKDLKMEKLPDIEFHTSYNQVTNLFQHQNGVFNKATKYDVINGMYDFTLSASIPVYMGGKIKNTEKKAAIDTEISALKTHLDERQLKMAIITAFLQIHHLKEQQSLINDKMKEDSVNIKQVKALKANGVVTVNEVLRTSLQLSNHKMSWTELDNNIQIAEHKLKTILSLPESQEMHVNTEDLISDNASIPYINDLTETALMKNESVDITHKNLSLKELDQKITKANYLPKITAGGEYFLKYPNMMFFPPEPYAYRLGMVGVNLTYPIENLYKNKYRMQEARENIDLAKLQIEENEENVRHNVYEAYKKFEETDQKVKIAEEAINQAKENYRIVRTKYANKLSLITELIDADNTYLEAESNLISVKINRQLKYYQLQYTIGNL comes from the coding sequence ATGATAGATTACCAGCATCTCGGCTTACAGCAAGCTGTAGAGATTGGTCTGAAAAACAACAAAAACATACAGATAAGCCATCTGAAAAATGAAATGTCCGTTACCAAAGAGAAAGATCTCAAAATGGAAAAACTTCCGGATATTGAGTTTCATACCAGCTACAATCAGGTAACTAACCTGTTTCAGCATCAAAATGGCGTATTTAATAAGGCCACTAAATATGATGTAATCAATGGAATGTATGACTTTACCTTATCTGCTTCCATTCCGGTGTATATGGGTGGCAAAATCAAAAATACAGAGAAGAAAGCGGCTATTGATACTGAAATTTCAGCTTTAAAAACGCATTTGGATGAGAGACAGCTTAAAATGGCTATCATTACTGCTTTTCTGCAGATTCATCACTTAAAAGAACAGCAGAGTCTTATTAATGATAAAATGAAGGAAGATTCTGTCAATATTAAGCAAGTAAAAGCTCTGAAGGCCAACGGTGTTGTTACTGTAAATGAAGTCTTAAGAACCTCGCTACAGCTTTCTAATCATAAAATGAGCTGGACAGAACTGGATAATAATATTCAGATTGCGGAGCATAAACTGAAAACGATTCTCTCGCTTCCGGAAAGCCAGGAAATGCATGTGAATACGGAAGATCTTATTTCAGACAATGCTTCAATTCCTTATATTAATGATTTGACAGAAACAGCTTTAATGAAAAATGAATCTGTTGATATCACTCACAAAAATCTTTCACTGAAGGAACTGGATCAAAAAATTACCAAAGCGAATTATTTACCCAAAATTACAGCTGGCGGAGAATATTTTTTAAAGTATCCGAATATGATGTTTTTTCCTCCCGAACCTTATGCATATCGTTTGGGAATGGTGGGTGTAAACCTTACCTATCCTATCGAAAATCTGTACAAAAACAAATACAGAATGCAGGAAGCAAGAGAAAACATTGATTTGGCTAAGCTTCAAATAGAGGAAAACGAGGAAAATGTAAGACATAATGTGTATGAGGCTTATAAAAAGTTTGAAGAAACAGACCAGAAGGTAAAAATTGCTGAAGAAGCCATTAATCAGGCTAAGGAAAACTACCGTATCGTAAGAACGAAGTACGCCAACAAGTTAAGCCTTATCACAGAACTGATAGACGCCGACAATACTTATCTGGAAGCTGAATCTAATCTTATTTCCGTAAAAATCAACAGACAACTTAAATATTACCAACTCCAATATACGATTGGGAACTTATAA
- a CDS encoding HlyD family secretion protein, with protein sequence MAQKQLTQKEKRINKSITLLAWILIISGITGMFSFYLFSRKNVTTNDAQIEQYITPVSSKISGFIKTIRFNENQFVHKGDTLIVIDNREFVNQVHMAEANLHANTATISTIESGVSTKESDTKIIDAKIASAKIDIWRTEQDYKRYKNLLSEDAATEQEFENVKASYEQSKANLLALEQQKNAVRAGANEQQTKVAPVKSQIQQSSASLNNAKLYLSYTVITAPYDGWVGKKTIQEGQLIKEGQTLVQIVSKEKWIIANYKETQLGQIDQSKEVIITADAYPDVEFKGKILSVSPASGSQFSLVKPDNATGNFVKIEQRFPVKIILDNNKDNEKLLSGMNVLVSAKKI encoded by the coding sequence ATGGCACAGAAACAATTGACACAAAAGGAAAAAAGAATCAACAAGTCCATTACTTTACTGGCCTGGATCCTGATCATCAGCGGAATCACAGGGATGTTCAGCTTTTATCTTTTTTCCAGAAAAAATGTTACTACGAATGATGCGCAGATTGAGCAATATATAACGCCTGTATCCAGTAAGATTTCAGGTTTCATCAAAACGATAAGGTTTAACGAAAATCAGTTTGTACATAAAGGGGATACATTAATCGTCATAGACAACAGAGAATTTGTGAATCAGGTACATATGGCAGAAGCTAATCTTCATGCCAATACAGCAACCATCAGCACAATTGAAAGCGGTGTCAGTACCAAAGAAAGTGATACCAAGATCATTGATGCTAAAATTGCTTCCGCAAAAATTGATATCTGGAGAACAGAACAGGATTATAAAAGATATAAAAACCTTTTATCCGAAGATGCTGCTACAGAACAGGAGTTTGAGAATGTAAAAGCTTCTTATGAGCAATCAAAAGCCAATCTTTTGGCACTAGAGCAACAGAAAAATGCAGTAAGAGCCGGAGCTAATGAGCAGCAGACAAAAGTTGCCCCCGTGAAAAGCCAGATCCAGCAGAGTTCTGCAAGTCTTAACAATGCTAAATTGTATCTTTCTTATACAGTCATTACGGCTCCTTATGACGGATGGGTGGGAAAAAAGACCATTCAGGAAGGACAGCTGATTAAGGAAGGTCAGACTCTGGTTCAGATCGTAAGCAAAGAAAAATGGATCATCGCCAATTATAAGGAAACACAGCTTGGACAGATTGATCAGAGCAAGGAAGTCATCATAACCGCAGATGCTTATCCCGATGTGGAATTTAAAGGAAAAATACTTTCTGTTTCACCAGCTTCAGGATCTCAGTTTTCATTGGTAAAGCCAGATAATGCAACCGGAAACTTTGTGAAAATCGAGCAGAGATTTCCTGTGAAAATTATTCTGGATAACAATAAAGACAACGAAAAACTGCTTTCCGGAATGAATGTTCTGGTGAGTGCGAAGAAGATATGA
- a CDS encoding MFS transporter, producing MQHNTVYHKWVPQWLKLPLLILALFPHLMLLSLLHSNSAFTSSFMDADSDDIQYLMILMYGTFVVTLLVLQRFMAYFSVKYYVLLMASISVIILYVLSVTHDYHVILVIRFLEGIFGLLEGAIFLPLIIAELKTKHAKVLAYLFMYTIMLTGGTITTSLLKSSIEDYDFQHMILMMVYFHVFVLIIGIALFNRNRFFPKKPLYQLDITSWFLLWVCLQAGGYAIIYGKRLMWFESDTIIMCLFIFLLSGGLFMLKQRNSKRPLFHFEVFSSKNVIVGMILFFIFYLIRSGLNNVYSIMATVWKWPWDYIVNIQYWNVAGTLLGIVLSGICLVRGISSRIVFFTGFLLLAIDCAWFTYTFYPDTTLSTICPPLFLQGVAQGLLFTPLVFFLISKTPEEYVSNATALGTTTRFWTTAIGYALMQNLMLFLTLKHSDTLSANFTDTNPLFYSQWSQIFGANISKLSVNDSLSMTAGAFKAKITAQSILLSNMEIFTGLFWLALVTAIGLLLYHPVKIAVRNIM from the coding sequence ATGCAGCATAATACAGTTTATCATAAATGGGTACCACAATGGCTGAAACTGCCACTTCTGATACTGGCATTGTTTCCCCACCTGATGTTGTTGTCGCTTTTACATTCAAACAGCGCCTTCACATCTTCTTTTATGGATGCAGATTCAGATGACATCCAGTATTTAATGATTTTGATGTACGGGACATTTGTGGTTACCCTTTTAGTTTTACAGCGGTTTATGGCCTATTTCAGCGTTAAATATTATGTTTTGCTGATGGCTTCCATTTCCGTTATTATTCTTTACGTCTTGTCAGTGACTCATGATTATCATGTTATATTGGTGATCCGGTTTTTAGAGGGAATTTTCGGATTGTTGGAAGGCGCTATTTTTCTGCCTTTGATTATTGCTGAATTAAAAACAAAACATGCCAAAGTTTTAGCCTATCTTTTTATGTATACAATTATGCTGACTGGAGGAACCATTACCACTTCCCTCCTAAAATCAAGTATTGAAGATTACGATTTTCAGCATATGATCCTGATGATGGTCTATTTTCATGTATTTGTATTGATTATTGGGATCGCCCTGTTCAACAGAAACAGATTTTTCCCTAAAAAACCTTTGTATCAATTGGATATTACCAGCTGGTTTTTACTTTGGGTCTGTCTGCAGGCGGGCGGTTATGCTATTATTTATGGGAAAAGATTGATGTGGTTTGAATCTGACACCATTATCATGTGTCTGTTTATCTTTCTTCTTTCAGGGGGATTATTTATGCTTAAACAAAGAAATTCTAAAAGACCATTGTTTCATTTCGAAGTTTTCAGTTCAAAAAATGTAATTGTAGGGATGATTCTGTTTTTTATTTTTTATCTGATCCGCTCCGGACTTAATAACGTCTACAGCATCATGGCTACGGTATGGAAATGGCCTTGGGATTATATTGTCAATATCCAGTACTGGAATGTCGCGGGAACTCTTTTGGGAATAGTATTATCGGGAATCTGTCTTGTTCGCGGAATTTCTTCAAGAATTGTTTTCTTCACAGGATTTCTTTTACTGGCCATAGATTGTGCCTGGTTTACGTATACTTTTTATCCTGATACTACCCTTTCCACAATCTGTCCGCCTTTATTTCTGCAGGGAGTTGCTCAGGGATTATTATTTACACCGCTTGTTTTCTTTTTGATTTCAAAAACTCCGGAAGAATATGTATCCAATGCTACAGCGTTAGGAACCACAACCCGTTTCTGGACCACCGCTATCGGTTATGCTCTGATGCAGAATCTGATGCTTTTTTTAACATTAAAACATTCTGATACACTCAGCGCGAATTTTACAGACACTAATCCTCTTTTTTACAGCCAGTGGAGTCAAATTTTCGGGGCTAATATTTCAAAACTGTCAGTTAATGATTCTTTATCCATGACTGCTGGAGCTTTTAAAGCCAAAATAACAGCTCAGTCTATTCTCCTTTCCAATATGGAAATTTTCACAGGATTATTCTGGCTGGCGCTTGTTACAGCAATTGGTCTGTTGCTTTACCATCCTGTAAAAATAGCAGTGAGGAATATTATGTAA